One Thalassospira marina DNA window includes the following coding sequences:
- a CDS encoding helix-turn-helix domain-containing protein, translating into MSWQSELVVLTSRLRKARVNNGLSQSQVASQLGICERSYRDFEAGKRDLSSSRLFKLAQTLGIRILIS; encoded by the coding sequence GTGAGCTGGCAATCCGAACTCGTTGTGCTGACGTCGCGCCTGCGTAAAGCGCGGGTCAACAACGGACTAAGCCAATCTCAAGTCGCGAGCCAGCTAGGCATTTGCGAACGAAGCTACCGCGATTTCGAAGCTGGCAAGCGCGACCTTTCTTCAAGCCGACTTTTCAAACTCGCCCAGACATTGGGCATCCGCATTTTGATTTCCTAG
- a CDS encoding SapC family protein, whose amino-acid sequence MAKESKTNGAATKSAATAATAAAPAAGALPLFYSKPRAVLAERHGNMSLTPTSDFSFAAGTNSVPVVATELPMVCKNYPILFTDGAQTQMVALLGLRASENVMVDDKGNWTPGTYVPAYIRRYPFIFFENEDKSQYTLCVDEDAKTVVEGTENPFFVDGEPSKMTQGALDFCRDYQAHYAATAEFLKAVAEADLLVENRADATLADGRKLSLSGFKIIDEAKFNALDDETFLAWRKRGWLHLVYCHFISNGNWNALVERTAMKNAN is encoded by the coding sequence TTGGCTAAGGAAAGCAAAACGAACGGCGCGGCAACCAAAAGTGCAGCAACTGCAGCAACTGCGGCAGCGCCTGCTGCTGGTGCATTGCCGCTGTTTTACAGCAAGCCGCGTGCGGTTCTGGCAGAGCGTCATGGCAACATGTCGTTAACCCCGACTTCGGATTTTTCATTTGCTGCGGGCACCAATTCGGTGCCGGTTGTTGCAACCGAACTGCCGATGGTCTGCAAGAATTATCCGATCCTGTTTACCGATGGGGCACAGACCCAGATGGTCGCCCTTTTGGGCCTGCGTGCATCTGAAAATGTGATGGTCGATGACAAGGGCAATTGGACCCCGGGCACCTATGTTCCGGCCTATATTCGCCGTTATCCCTTCATCTTTTTTGAAAATGAAGACAAAAGCCAATACACCCTTTGTGTCGATGAAGATGCAAAAACCGTTGTCGAAGGTACGGAAAATCCGTTCTTTGTTGATGGTGAGCCGTCCAAGATGACGCAGGGTGCGCTGGATTTCTGCCGTGATTACCAGGCACATTACGCCGCAACCGCCGAGTTCTTGAAGGCCGTTGCCGAAGCCGACCTTCTGGTTGAAAACCGGGCTGATGCAACGCTGGCCGACGGCCGCAAGCTGAGCCTGTCGGGCTTCAAGATCATCGATGAAGCCAAGTTTAACGCGCTCGATGATGAAACCTTCCTCGCATGGCGCAAACGCGGCTGGCTGCATCTGGTTTATTGCCATTTCATTTCCAATGGCAACTGGAATGCCCTGGTCGAACGCACGGCAATGAAGAACGCAAACTAG
- a CDS encoding fumarylacetoacetate hydrolase family protein, which yields MLEQSMNAQDILPHDSAAALLIGRVWDPRANGPTPVLLVNGTLRDISVLAPTTSQLLEREDLLAQLANADNFPVIGNLDDILANSTPDSDLAKMHFLAPNDVQAVKASGVTFVSSLLERVIEEQARGDSSKADQIRREITEIIGEDLSQIQPGSDKAADIKKVLLEKGAWSQYLEVGIGPDAEIFTKAPPMSSVGQGANVGLHPISHWNNPEPELVLAVTSTGRIVGATLGNDVNLRDVEGRSALLLGKAKDNNGSCAIGPFIRLFDGSFTLENVKSADIALTIDGEDGFHLEGVSSMSKISRSPESLVGQAIGKHHQYPDGFMLFLGTMFAPVQDRGAKGAGFTHETGDIVKISTPQLGALINRVDRSDKISPWTFGITALMSNLAQRGLLG from the coding sequence ATGCTTGAACAATCGATGAACGCCCAGGACATTCTGCCGCACGACAGCGCCGCCGCCCTTTTGATTGGCCGGGTATGGGACCCGCGCGCCAATGGTCCGACGCCGGTTTTGCTGGTCAATGGTACATTGCGTGATATCAGCGTCCTTGCCCCGACCACAAGCCAGCTTCTGGAACGCGAAGACCTGTTGGCACAGCTTGCCAATGCCGATAATTTTCCGGTCATCGGTAATCTTGACGATATTCTTGCCAACAGCACGCCAGACAGTGATCTGGCCAAAATGCATTTTCTGGCCCCCAACGATGTTCAGGCGGTAAAAGCCAGTGGCGTTACCTTTGTTTCCAGCCTGTTGGAACGCGTGATCGAGGAACAGGCCCGTGGTGATTCCTCCAAGGCCGATCAGATCCGCCGCGAAATCACCGAGATCATTGGCGAAGACCTCTCGCAAATTCAGCCGGGCTCGGACAAAGCTGCCGACATTAAAAAGGTACTGCTCGAAAAGGGTGCCTGGTCGCAATATCTGGAAGTGGGCATTGGCCCGGATGCCGAAATTTTCACCAAGGCCCCGCCCATGTCATCGGTTGGCCAGGGGGCGAATGTCGGCCTGCATCCGATTTCACACTGGAACAACCCGGAACCGGAACTTGTCCTTGCTGTCACGTCGACCGGCCGCATTGTTGGTGCGACGCTGGGCAATGACGTCAATCTTCGCGATGTTGAAGGTCGCTCTGCCCTGCTGCTCGGCAAGGCCAAGGACAATAATGGCTCCTGCGCAATCGGCCCGTTCATCCGCCTGTTTGATGGCAGCTTTACCCTTGAAAATGTCAAATCGGCTGATATCGCCCTGACCATTGATGGCGAAGATGGCTTTCATCTTGAAGGTGTCAGCTCGATGAGCAAAATCAGCCGCTCGCCCGAAAGCCTGGTCGGGCAGGCAATTGGCAAACATCACCAATATCCCGATGGCTTCATGCTGTTTCTGGGCACCATGTTTGCCCCGGTTCAGGATCGCGGTGCCAAGGGGGCGGGCTTTACCCATGAAACCGGCGATATCGTCAAAATCTCGACCCCACAACTGGGTGCGCTGATCAACCGTGTCGACCGCTCCGATAAAATCAGCCCCTGGACCTTTGGCATCACTGCACTGATGTCCAATCTCGCCCAGCGTGGGCTGCTGGGTTAA
- a CDS encoding trimeric intracellular cation channel family protein, producing MIMTMTDMTYWLELTGVAVFAVTGALEASRRQMDIVGFILIATFTGIGGGTVRDVITGETPVFWIRDTAWIITCIGSAVVVYFTAHLLERRYVALLWLDALGLAMFGVTGAAIGLNLNVSPLVAIILGTISATFGGMVRDVVCNELPLILRPEIYITCALLGATIYTVGAAILELPKQPVALVAFLCAFALRAAALKFRLSFPVYRARPGREY from the coding sequence ATGATCATGACCATGACCGACATGACCTACTGGCTGGAGCTGACCGGTGTTGCCGTTTTTGCCGTTACGGGCGCGCTCGAGGCCTCCCGCCGGCAGATGGATATTGTCGGCTTTATCCTGATTGCCACCTTTACCGGCATTGGCGGCGGCACCGTGCGCGACGTGATTACCGGTGAAACCCCGGTTTTCTGGATCCGCGATACGGCCTGGATCATCACCTGTATTGGCAGCGCGGTTGTGGTTTATTTCACCGCCCACCTGCTTGAACGGCGCTATGTCGCCCTGCTGTGGCTTGATGCATTGGGGCTGGCGATGTTTGGCGTTACCGGGGCAGCCATTGGCCTTAACCTTAATGTTTCACCGCTGGTTGCCATTATCCTGGGCACAATCAGTGCCACCTTTGGCGGTATGGTGCGCGATGTGGTCTGTAATGAATTACCGCTTATCCTGCGCCCGGAAATTTACATTACCTGTGCCCTGCTTGGTGCGACCATCTATACAGTGGGAGCTGCTATTCTGGAACTGCCCAAACAGCCCGTCGCCCTGGTAGCATTTTTATGCGCCTTTGCCCTGCGGGCTGCGGCTCTTAAATTCCGGCTCAGCTTCCCGGTCTATCGCGCCCGACCTGGCCGCGAATATTAA